One stretch of Chryseobacterium scophthalmum DNA includes these proteins:
- a CDS encoding DUF3347 domain-containing protein translates to MKSISKILMVIIVLLSAVNSFAQIKNAKTETVKIYGNCEMCKTTIEKAGNLKNVATVDWNKDTKIATLNYDGKKTNQDEILKRIALAGYDSEKFLAPDDVYAKLSDCCQYKRELKPVAKTRDAGMDMKNEHANHNQSDMAQKNTTETQNVPQLKAVFNNYFSVKDALVKTDAGTSSAKATELVKAIKAVEMTKLSNEEHTVWMKVMKDLTANAEKIAIAKDVTKQREIFALLANNMYELAKVSKQETPVYYQHCPMYNNGKGANWLSKEEAIKNPYYGSKMLTCGSVQETINNK, encoded by the coding sequence ATGAAATCAATATCAAAAATATTGATGGTAATCATCGTATTACTATCAGCCGTAAACAGTTTTGCACAAATCAAAAATGCAAAAACAGAAACTGTAAAAATATATGGCAACTGCGAAATGTGTAAAACAACCATCGAAAAAGCAGGAAATTTAAAAAATGTAGCCACGGTAGATTGGAATAAAGATACCAAGATTGCTACACTCAACTATGATGGTAAAAAAACAAATCAGGACGAAATATTGAAACGCATTGCCTTAGCAGGTTATGACAGTGAGAAATTTTTGGCTCCAGATGATGTATATGCAAAATTATCCGACTGTTGCCAGTATAAAAGGGAACTAAAACCAGTTGCAAAAACCAGAGATGCAGGTATGGATATGAAAAATGAACACGCCAACCATAACCAAAGCGATATGGCTCAAAAAAATACCACTGAAACACAAAATGTACCGCAATTAAAAGCCGTTTTCAATAACTATTTTTCAGTGAAAGATGCGTTGGTAAAAACTGATGCAGGTACTTCTTCCGCAAAAGCTACCGAATTGGTAAAAGCCATTAAAGCAGTAGAAATGACAAAACTTTCCAACGAAGAACATACCGTTTGGATGAAAGTAATGAAAGATTTAACTGCTAATGCAGAAAAAATTGCTATAGCAAAAGATGTTACCAAACAAAGAGAAATTTTCGCTTTACTGGCTAATAATATGTACGAATTAGCCAAAGTTTCAAAACAAGAAACACCTGTTTATTATCAACATTGCCCAATGTACAATAATGGTAAAGGAGCAAATTGGCTAAGCAAAGAAGAAGCAATTAAAAACCCGTATTACGGCTCCAAAATGCTTACTTGCGGTAGCGTACAGGAAACTATTAATAACAAATAA
- a CDS encoding heavy metal translocating P-type ATPase — MVHKYQVTGMTCGGCEAKVKSALLKVENVTNVEVSKDENSATLTMDKHIPTTQLQKALTAVGKYTIEMSNNKSPQHTTTNEPVAKSCCSAHSHDDKKTIEVTSNIKGKYYCPMHCEGDKTYDKAGDCPVCGMHLVKEAELNVKKTMYTCPMHPEVIQDSPGSCPICGMDLVPMEPSDSEEKKTYLDLLKKMKIATLFTVPIFIIAMMEMVHNNPLFQIMDSNMWNWVQFLFSIPVVFYAGWMFFVRAWKSIITWNLNMFTLIGIGTGVAFLFSIVGMLIPNIFPEEFKTEHGTIHLYFEAATVIITLVLLGQLLEARAHSQTSGAIKALLQLAPTEATLIGEGGDKVISIHDIKKGDLLRVKPGDKIPVDGKITDGESSIDEAMITGEPIPVDKKKDDNVISGTINGNKSFVMMAEKVGSETLLSQIVQMVNDASRSRAPIQKLADSISKYFVPIVVIISVITFFVWALFGPEPAKVYGFINAIAVLIIACPCALGLATPMSVMVGVGKGAQSGVLIKNAEALENMNKVDVLITDKTGTLTEGKPSVEKIYASTNNEDDLLQNIASLNQYSEHPLAQAVVNYAKTKSISLIGVKDFENVTGKGVTGTVTNRKVALGNKKLMEQVKATISNDLETKIIAEQKLGKTVSYIAVDDVTVGFVSITDAIKTSSAAAIKELMLQGVEVIMLTGDNVNTAKAVADELGLSSYKAGCLPEDKLNEIKRLQAEGKIVAMAGDGINDAPALAQANIGIAMGTGTDVAIESAKITLVKGDLLGIVKAKNLSHAVMKNIKQNLFFAFFYNVLGVPIAAGILYPFFGILLSPMIAALAMSLSSVSVIVNALRLRSFKL; from the coding sequence ATGGTACACAAATATCAAGTAACAGGTATGACCTGTGGAGGTTGCGAAGCAAAGGTGAAATCAGCTTTATTAAAGGTTGAAAATGTGACAAATGTTGAAGTTTCAAAAGATGAAAACTCAGCTACCCTGACAATGGATAAACACATTCCAACTACACAATTGCAAAAAGCATTAACCGCTGTTGGAAAATATACCATAGAAATGAGCAATAACAAAAGCCCACAACATACCACGACAAATGAACCAGTGGCAAAATCCTGCTGCTCTGCTCATTCTCACGATGATAAAAAAACAATCGAAGTGACTAGCAATATAAAAGGCAAATACTATTGTCCAATGCATTGTGAAGGCGATAAAACTTATGATAAAGCTGGCGATTGCCCTGTTTGTGGAATGCATTTGGTAAAAGAAGCAGAATTGAATGTAAAGAAAACGATGTACACCTGCCCAATGCATCCCGAAGTTATTCAAGATAGTCCGGGTTCATGTCCTATATGCGGAATGGATTTAGTACCCATGGAACCAAGCGATTCCGAAGAAAAAAAAACCTATCTGGATTTGCTTAAAAAAATGAAAATTGCAACCCTCTTTACGGTGCCAATTTTTATTATTGCCATGATGGAAATGGTACATAACAATCCGTTATTTCAAATAATGGACAGCAACATGTGGAACTGGGTGCAATTTCTGTTTTCAATTCCTGTTGTTTTCTATGCTGGTTGGATGTTTTTTGTACGAGCTTGGAAATCCATAATCACTTGGAATCTAAATATGTTTACCCTTATCGGAATAGGAACTGGAGTTGCATTTTTGTTTAGTATTGTAGGAATGCTGATTCCGAATATCTTTCCGGAAGAATTTAAAACCGAACACGGAACCATTCATCTTTATTTTGAAGCAGCAACAGTAATCATTACACTGGTCTTGTTGGGACAATTGTTAGAAGCAAGAGCACATAGCCAAACCAGTGGAGCTATAAAAGCGTTATTACAATTAGCACCAACCGAAGCTACTTTGATTGGTGAAGGGGGCGATAAAGTGATTTCCATTCATGATATTAAGAAAGGTGATTTATTACGCGTAAAACCAGGAGATAAAATTCCAGTTGACGGAAAAATAACCGATGGTGAAAGCAGTATTGATGAAGCAATGATTACAGGAGAACCAATTCCCGTTGACAAAAAGAAAGACGATAATGTAATTTCGGGAACAATCAACGGGAACAAATCATTTGTAATGATGGCCGAAAAAGTAGGTTCTGAAACATTACTTTCTCAAATTGTACAAATGGTTAACGATGCTTCTCGTTCAAGAGCACCCATTCAAAAATTAGCCGATAGTATTTCTAAATATTTTGTACCCATTGTAGTAATCATTTCAGTAATTACCTTTTTTGTTTGGGCACTATTTGGTCCAGAACCAGCGAAGGTTTATGGATTTATAAATGCCATTGCAGTTTTAATCATAGCTTGTCCTTGTGCTTTAGGTTTAGCCACGCCGATGTCTGTGATGGTGGGTGTGGGCAAAGGAGCACAATCTGGAGTATTAATTAAAAATGCCGAAGCCTTAGAAAATATGAATAAGGTGGATGTTTTAATAACAGATAAAACAGGAACGCTAACTGAGGGAAAACCTTCTGTAGAAAAAATTTACGCATCAACTAATAACGAGGATGATTTATTGCAAAATATAGCTTCCTTAAACCAATACAGTGAACATCCATTGGCACAAGCAGTAGTCAATTATGCCAAAACAAAATCTATTTCATTAATTGGAGTCAAAGATTTTGAAAATGTTACAGGAAAAGGAGTTACAGGAACGGTTACCAATAGAAAAGTAGCATTAGGCAATAAAAAACTAATGGAACAGGTTAAGGCAACTATTTCTAACGATTTAGAAACCAAAATTATTGCAGAACAAAAACTTGGTAAAACGGTTTCTTACATTGCTGTTGATGATGTTACAGTTGGTTTTGTTTCAATTACCGATGCGATAAAAACTTCGAGTGCAGCAGCGATAAAAGAACTAATGCTCCAAGGTGTAGAAGTAATTATGCTTACTGGCGACAATGTTAATACAGCCAAAGCAGTAGCGGATGAATTAGGTTTATCTTCCTATAAAGCAGGATGCTTACCCGAAGATAAACTCAACGAAATTAAACGTTTACAAGCAGAAGGGAAAATTGTAGCTATGGCTGGTGATGGTATAAATGATGCTCCGGCATTAGCACAAGCCAATATCGGAATAGCTATGGGAACTGGAACTGATGTAGCCATAGAAAGTGCCAAAATAACTTTAGTAAAAGGCGATTTATTAGGTATCGTTAAAGCAAAAAATTTGAGCCATGCTGTTATGAAAAACATCAAGCAAAATTTATTCTTTGCCTTTTTCTACAATGTGCTTGGTGTTCCAATTGCAGCAGGTATTTTATATCCGTTTTTCGGAATTTTATTATCTCCAATGATTGCAGCTTTAGCAATGTCTTTAAGTTCTGTATCGGTAATCGTAAATGCATTGCGATTACGCAGTTTTAAACTTTAA
- a CDS encoding helix-turn-helix domain-containing protein yields MTTLFIKNMVCNRCIMVVQNELEKLGLTVKNIKLGEVTLDKELAENVKTNLVQALTVLGFELIDDKKSRIIEKIKNIIIDLVHHQDGETKYNLSDVLNSKIHHDYNYLSNLFSEIEGTTIEKYFIAQKIEKVKELLVYDELSLSEIAFRLNYSSVAYLSNQFKKVTGLTPSYFKRIREDKRKPLDKV; encoded by the coding sequence ATGACAACACTCTTTATAAAAAATATGGTTTGCAACCGTTGTATTATGGTAGTGCAGAATGAATTGGAGAAGCTTGGATTGACTGTGAAAAATATAAAGCTGGGAGAAGTTACCTTGGATAAAGAATTAGCTGAAAACGTTAAAACCAATTTAGTGCAAGCACTGACTGTATTAGGTTTTGAATTAATAGATGATAAAAAAAGCCGAATTATAGAAAAAATAAAAAATATTATTATTGACCTCGTTCATCATCAGGATGGCGAAACAAAATACAATTTGTCGGATGTTTTAAATAGCAAGATACACCACGACTATAATTATCTCTCTAATTTATTTTCAGAAATTGAAGGCACTACTATCGAAAAATATTTTATTGCCCAAAAAATAGAGAAGGTAAAAGAATTATTGGTATATGATGAACTATCTTTGAGTGAAATTGCTTTCCGTTTAAATTACTCAAGTGTAGCCTATTTAAGCAACCAATTCAAAAAGGTAACAGGACTTACCCCAAGTTATTTCAAGCGAATACGAGAGGATAAAAGAAAACCTTTGGATAAGGTCTAA
- the arsB gene encoding ACR3 family arsenite efflux transporter, producing MQPKLKFLDRYLTLWIFLAMAVGIGLGYIFPGISKITNALSVGTTNIPLAIGLILMMYPPLAKVDYSLLPMAFKDKKVIGISLLLNWVIGTVLMFGLAVLFLRNEPDYMTGLILIGLARCIAMVIVWSDLAKANREYTAMLVALNSIFQIFTYSFLVWLFINVLPAKLVLANFNVSVSMKDVTESVLIYLGIPFLAGFLSRYILVKSKGIEWYNRKFVPKISPITLYALLFTIVLMFSLKGDKIVELPMDVVKVAIPLIIYFILMFFVSFFINKSLKVPYDKNASIAFTATGNNFELAIAVAISVFGIHSPQAFVGVIGPLVEVPVLILLVRASLWLKKKYYDQNAH from the coding sequence ATGCAACCAAAACTAAAATTCTTAGACAGATACCTTACCTTATGGATATTCCTTGCAATGGCAGTAGGTATAGGATTGGGATATATTTTTCCCGGTATTTCAAAAATTACAAATGCGCTATCCGTAGGCACTACAAATATTCCGTTGGCAATAGGTTTAATATTGATGATGTATCCGCCATTAGCAAAGGTTGATTATTCATTATTGCCTATGGCGTTTAAGGATAAAAAAGTAATTGGTATATCCTTATTGCTGAATTGGGTTATCGGTACAGTGCTAATGTTCGGGTTAGCCGTTTTATTTTTAAGGAATGAACCCGATTATATGACAGGTTTGATACTGATAGGTTTGGCAAGATGTATCGCAATGGTAATCGTTTGGAGTGATTTAGCTAAAGCAAACAGAGAATATACAGCTATGTTAGTTGCATTAAACAGTATCTTCCAGATATTTACTTACAGTTTTTTAGTATGGTTATTCATCAACGTATTACCTGCAAAATTAGTATTAGCCAATTTCAATGTAAGCGTATCAATGAAAGATGTTACCGAAAGCGTATTGATATATTTAGGTATTCCTTTCTTGGCAGGTTTTTTAAGCCGATACATCCTTGTAAAATCAAAAGGTATAGAATGGTATAACCGGAAATTTGTACCCAAAATATCGCCCATTACATTGTATGCTTTACTGTTTACTATAGTATTGATGTTCAGTCTGAAAGGCGATAAAATAGTAGAGTTGCCAATGGATGTAGTAAAAGTAGCAATACCGTTAATCATCTATTTTATACTTATGTTTTTCGTGAGCTTCTTTATCAATAAATCTCTTAAAGTTCCTTACGATAAAAACGCATCCATCGCATTTACAGCCACAGGAAACAATTTTGAATTGGCAATAGCCGTAGCAATATCGGTTTTCGGTATTCATTCGCCACAGGCATTTGTGGGCGTTATCGGCCCATTGGTGGAAGTTCCTGTACTGATATTATTGGTACGTGCAAGTTTGTGGCTAAAGAAGAAATATTATGACCAAAATGCTCATTGA
- a CDS encoding arsenate-mycothiol transferase ArsC: MYKNLVETINNVTTFQNISEERKNILRPLIDFVQQKVNNSQEISINFICTHNSRRSHLSQVWAQVAAAHYVIPKVHCYSGGTEETALFPKVAEALTHQGLSIFKIADTDNPVYAIKYSDNSLPIVGFSKKYDSPFNPVSAFAAIMTCSQADGGCPFIAGAEKRIPITFEDPKISDNTPEQSKVYADRSLQIATEMFYVFSMIKM; encoded by the coding sequence ATGTATAAGAATTTAGTTGAAACAATAAACAATGTTACTACTTTTCAAAACATCAGTGAAGAACGCAAAAATATATTACGACCACTGATAGATTTTGTACAGCAAAAAGTAAACAATAGTCAGGAAATAAGTATCAACTTCATTTGTACCCACAATTCCCGAAGAAGCCATTTATCGCAGGTTTGGGCACAGGTAGCAGCAGCACACTATGTTATCCCAAAGGTACATTGTTATTCGGGTGGTACAGAAGAAACGGCATTATTCCCGAAAGTGGCAGAAGCATTGACACATCAGGGATTAAGTATTTTCAAAATAGCAGATACCGACAATCCTGTATATGCCATAAAGTATAGTGATAATTCTTTGCCGATTGTTGGTTTCTCCAAAAAATATGATAGCCCTTTCAATCCTGTATCAGCGTTTGCAGCTATTATGACCTGTTCACAGGCAGACGGCGGATGCCCTTTTATTGCAGGAGCAGAAAAGAGAATACCTATCACATTTGAAGACCCTAAAATTTCAGACAATACACCGGAACAATCAAAGGTCTATGCTGATAGAAGTTTACAGATAGCAACGGAAATGTTCTATGTTTTTTCAATGATTAAAATGTAG
- a CDS encoding DUF6428 family protein, with product MKLSKIKEILPTLEHVEFQLENGTFVPEHFHVTEVGQINKIFIDCGGVIRNEKVVNFQLWNADDYEHRLKPTKLLNIIKLSEEKLGMEDAEIEVEYQIDTIGKYDLDFNGKTFVLKSKTTACLAQDACGIPVEKQKIKLSALNNASCTPNSGCC from the coding sequence ATGAAACTATCAAAAATCAAAGAAATCTTACCAACATTAGAGCATGTTGAATTTCAATTAGAGAACGGAACGTTTGTTCCCGAACATTTCCACGTTACCGAAGTTGGGCAAATCAATAAAATTTTTATTGATTGTGGTGGTGTAATCCGCAATGAAAAAGTTGTCAATTTCCAATTATGGAATGCTGACGATTACGAACATAGATTGAAGCCAACCAAACTATTAAATATCATCAAACTATCCGAAGAAAAATTAGGTATGGAAGATGCCGAAATTGAAGTAGAATATCAAATTGATACTATCGGGAAATATGATTTGGATTTCAACGGAAAAACATTCGTACTGAAAAGTAAAACAACAGCTTGTCTTGCTCAGGATGCTTGCGGTATTCCTGTCGAAAAGCAAAAAATAAAATTATCAGCGTTGAATAATGCTTCCTGCACACCTAATTCAGGATGTTGTTAA
- a CDS encoding ArsR/SmtB family transcription factor, with the protein MGVTKTEIYTEQQNRLATSLKALAHPARIAILQYIIKQNACICNDLVEELGLAQATISQHLKELKNIGIIKGNIEGTSVCYCIDENVWQQIKKELNTFFVDDIGIDKCC; encoded by the coding sequence ATGGGAGTTACAAAAACTGAAATATACACGGAACAGCAGAACCGTTTAGCAACTTCGCTAAAGGCATTGGCTCATCCTGCACGCATAGCTATCCTGCAATATATCATTAAACAAAATGCCTGTATTTGTAATGACTTGGTAGAGGAATTGGGATTGGCACAAGCTACCATTTCGCAGCATTTGAAAGAACTAAAAAACATTGGTATTATCAAAGGAAATATAGAGGGAACCAGTGTATGCTACTGCATTGATGAAAATGTCTGGCAGCAGATTAAGAAGGAACTCAATACTTTCTTTGTTGACGATATAGGTATTGATAAATGTTGCTAA